A stretch of the Streptomyces sp. NBC_01571 genome encodes the following:
- a CDS encoding AfsR/SARP family transcriptional regulator — translation MDTDILGTLDVREKGISITPTAPKPRQVLALLVLHADQMVPVGMLSEELWGAQPPRSARPTLQTYILQLRELITAALERDPGGHRTAKDVLLTVPGGYLLKSGEGSSDVREFERLAGLGYRAMDGADFPEAARHLRAALALWSGPPLADVQAGPHLATQVKRLEESRLCALDQRIEADLRLGRHRELLAELTVLVSRYPTHESLCGQYMLALYRSGRRGEALDAYQRLRATLVRGLGLEPSAALGKLQRSILMARPDGSPAATATAGSGSAGPGTGPAGSGRLAAPVG, via the coding sequence GTGGACACCGACATACTCGGCACACTTGATGTGCGGGAGAAGGGCATCTCGATCACCCCGACCGCTCCCAAGCCGCGGCAGGTGCTGGCGCTGCTGGTGCTGCATGCCGACCAGATGGTGCCGGTGGGCATGCTGAGCGAGGAACTGTGGGGCGCGCAGCCGCCGCGCAGTGCACGGCCCACCCTGCAGACGTACATCCTGCAGCTGCGTGAGCTGATCACCGCGGCGCTGGAGAGGGATCCGGGCGGGCACCGTACGGCCAAGGACGTGCTGCTGACCGTGCCGGGCGGTTATCTCCTCAAGAGCGGTGAGGGCAGCAGTGACGTGCGGGAGTTCGAGCGGCTGGCCGGGCTGGGCTACCGGGCGATGGACGGGGCGGACTTCCCCGAGGCGGCCCGGCACCTGCGGGCCGCGCTCGCGCTGTGGAGCGGGCCGCCGCTGGCCGACGTGCAGGCCGGCCCGCACCTGGCCACCCAGGTCAAACGGCTGGAGGAGAGCCGGCTGTGCGCGCTGGACCAGCGCATCGAGGCCGATCTGCGCCTGGGCCGCCACCGTGAACTGCTCGCCGAGCTGACCGTGCTGGTCAGCCGGTATCCCACCCACGAGAGCCTGTGCGGGCAGTACATGCTGGCCCTGTACCGCTCCGGGCGGCGGGGCGAGGCCCTGGACGCCTACCAGCGGCTGCGGGCCACCCTGGTACGCGGTCTGGGCCTGGAGCCGTCGGCGGCCCTGGGCAAGCTGCAGCGTTCCATCCTGATGGCCCGGCCGGACGGCTCACCCGCCGCAACCGCCACGGCCGGATCCGGGTCCGCCGGTCCCGGTACGGGCCCCGCCGGGAGCGGACGGCTCGCCGCCCCGGTCGGCTGA
- a CDS encoding ScbR family autoregulator-binding transcription factor codes for MVKQVRAARTRQALVRAAAEVFADDGYALASLPAISRRAGVSTGALHFHFPSKDLLAREVEAAATVSLQRLAARQDAPPGGVPGGPAGAGAGGAALRLLVEVSRDLVLGLSADPVLRAGFGLGGDPSRKGGEGPGRWWSEWVHALLREAHGAGELAEGVSPEAAAVAVVAATLGLAGLASRHRFHLSPHLVEQFWALLLPGLAAPPPRRPARPGIPAAETGPAPR; via the coding sequence ATGGTCAAGCAGGTTCGGGCGGCACGTACGCGCCAGGCCCTGGTCCGGGCGGCGGCCGAGGTGTTCGCCGATGACGGGTACGCCCTCGCCTCGCTGCCGGCGATCAGCCGGCGGGCCGGGGTGAGTACCGGGGCGCTGCATTTCCATTTCCCGAGCAAGGATCTGCTGGCCCGTGAGGTGGAGGCGGCGGCGACCGTCTCCCTGCAGCGGCTGGCCGCGCGCCAGGACGCGCCGCCGGGCGGGGTGCCGGGCGGCCCCGCCGGAGCGGGTGCGGGGGGTGCGGCGCTGCGGTTGCTGGTGGAGGTCAGCCGTGACCTGGTGCTGGGGCTGTCGGCCGACCCGGTGCTGCGGGCCGGGTTCGGGCTGGGCGGTGATCCCTCGCGCAAGGGCGGTGAGGGGCCGGGCCGGTGGTGGAGCGAGTGGGTGCACGCGCTGCTGCGCGAGGCCCATGGTGCGGGTGAACTGGCGGAGGGGGTCTCCCCGGAGGCGGCCGCGGTGGCCGTGGTCGCCGCCACCCTCGGGCTGGCCGGTCTCGCCTCCCGCCACCGCTTCCACCTCTCCCCGCATCTGGTGGAACAGTTCTGGGCCCTGCTGCTGCCCGGCCTCGCCGCGCCCCCGCCCCGGCGCCCGGCACGGCCGGGCATACCCGCCGCCGAGACCGGCCCCGCCCCCCGCTAG